Sequence from the Deinococcus misasensis DSM 22328 genome:
GGGACCCTCAGTGAAACGCTGGAAAGCCAGTTGCAGAAACTCGCCCATCCGAACAGTCGGGTGGTTGTTGCTGGACAGCAGGCCGGTTTGCTGCTCGGGCCTGCTTTCACAGTGCACAAAGCTGTGGATGCCATCTTGCTGGCCCGTCAACTGGACCGGGAAGACCAGCCTGTGTTGCCGATCTTCTGGGTGGCCAGTCAGGACCACGATTCACAGGAGGTCGCCTCCACGTTCCTCTTGGACTTTCAGGAGAACCTCGTGCATCTGGGTTTGCCTTTGCCTCAAGGGGTCCCGGTGTACCGGATTCCCCTCAAAGAGGAATGGGTGAACCATGTGGTGGGTGCCCTGCAAAACATGGACGCCCCATTCAAAGATCAGGCAGTGGATCTGGTTCAGCAGAGCGCCAGAGGCAATTATGCAGATTGGTTCTCGGGGATGGCCCAGAGGCTCTTGGGAGAGCATGGACTGATTGCTTTCGATCCGATGTTCCCAGATCTGGCGGCTTTGTTCAGTCCAGCCATCGAGCGGGAGTTGCAAAAACCTCTGGCCAGTCCGCACCGCATTGAGGACGCCGCAGCAGAATTGATTGCTCTGGGGTTTGAACCGCAGTTGCGCCGTCAGGCCGGGGCCACGAACCTGTTTCTGGAGGGCAACGATGGGCACCGCAGACTCCTGAGGTATGACGGCAGCCACTTCCATGCAGACCGCCTGTACACCCTCCGTGAACTTCAGGACCTCTTGAAGCACGACCCGAGCCGCATCACTCCAGCAGCGGGCTTGCGTCCCATCGTGCAAGACACGGTGCTTCCAACCATTGTGAATGTGCTCGGTCCGGGTGAGTTGGCTTACGCCACGCAGCTTGGCAAGGTGTACGACCTGCACGGGGTCAGTCAACCCTTGCTCTGGAAACGCCTGAGCGTCACCTACATTGAACCGCCCGTGCAACGCATGCTGGAAAAGTACGGCATCACGGCGCAAGATTTTCAGAAGGATCCAGAGGGCATCACCGAAAGGCTGCTGCTTCAGGAAAGCGGCATCCAGCAGAACTTCCGTGAAAAACTCGGGGAACTGGAGCTTTTGTTCGAGCAACTGGCAGAGACTTCTCTGGAACTGGACCCCAATCTGGCAGGCAGTGTGCACCGCTCACGCCAGAGGGTGGTGGGGCATGTGCAGCGTCTGGAACGCAAGCTGGCCCGCCACATGATGCAAACGGAGAATGCCAGAGAAGGGCAATTTGCGCGTCTGCACCGCCATTTGCTGCCTGCAGGCATTCCGCAGGAGCGTGCCCTGAGTTACTTCACGTACCTCGCGAAGTACGGGGATTTCCCCTTGAAACAGCTGCTTTCCCTCACCGCAGGTGCCCAGAGTCGATTAAACTTATAAGGACTGATGCGTTCACCGTTACCGTTCAGATTTCGCAACCGACTGGAAACCAGCCGCATGGTGCTTTACAGCGCTCTGGCCGGAAGTCTGGTCGGCGTGGTGGGTGCATTGCTGCTCAGCGGTCTGGATTTGGCGCAGGACTTCCTGATGGGCCTTGCTGGGTACCATCCGCCTTCTTTGCCGTCCAGAGGGGGCGTCCTGATGGCCTTCGAGGGGAATGTGCGCTGGTGGGCGCTCCTGATTCTGCCTGTGATGGTGGGAATCAGCGTGTGGCTGTACCGCCCACAGCACATTGATCCTCTGGCGGAAAACATCGAGCATTACCACAGCGGAGAGTCCAGGCCCATCCAGTGGGGCATGCAACTGCGCCGGATTCTGGCGGGGTTCCTGTCGGTGGGGGCCGGGGTGCCTCTGGGACGTGAAGGGATGCTGCTGAGTGTCGCGCAAGCCACTGCGCACCTGACTTCCAGGTTTGGTTCCCTGTCCAAAAGTGAAGCCCGCACCATCCTGATGGCCAGCAGTGCCGCTGTGCTGGGCGTGGTGTTCCATGCCCCTCTGGCCTGCGCCGTGATCATCGCAGAAATCCTGTACCGCCGCAATGAATTCGAATTTGAAATCCTGATGCCTGCCGTGCTGTCCAGCGTGGCAGCTTATGCGGTTTACGGCTCTTTGATGGGGTTTTCTCCCTTGCTGGACATTCCGCCCGTCGAAACCCCTTCGTACTGGTCCATGCCCCTGTACCTGCTGCTCGGGGCCGTGATTGCCGGGATGGCCAACGTGTACCTGCAAGCCATCCGTGCCCTGCGCAGAAACCTGAGAAGCCTGAAAATCAACCTGCTGTTCGTTCCGGTGGCTGGAGCAGTGGGGGTGGCCCTGTGCAGCGTGTTCTTTGATGGCACCCTCGGGGACGGACTGGGTTGGTTGCAACTCGGGATGCTGGGCATGCTGGATGACTTGAGCGTGTACCAGCACTTCATGGTGCGCTTCATGATCACCTTGATGGTCTCAGGGACCTTCATGATCGGAGGGTACTTCACCCCTCAACTGGTGATCGGCGGATTCGCCGGGGCCAGTCTGGGGGCTGCCATCAACGCGGTTTTCCCAGCAGATCCAGTGAATGTGCTGGTGTTTGGTCTGGTGGGGGCAGCCGCTTTCCTGAGCAGCACCACCAACATCCCCCTCGGAGCCACCCTGCTGGTCGCCACCTGGAGCGGTGAACAAATCCTGATCCCTCTGGTGCTTTCCACCTTCACCGCTTACGCAGTCGGCGGGGTGTACAGCCTGTACGTCGAGCAGAAAAACGTCCGGGCAGAGTCCGGCGCACACATCAGCAACATTGTGTCCGAGGCACTCAGCCAGCCCGGACCGCAGGACCTGATGGACCTCCTGAGAAACCAGCCGGTGACCGTGCTGCAAGGGGACACCGAACAAATCAGCGAAATTGATGTGCCCACCCACTGGTACGACAAAACCAAGGACCTGATCGACCTTCCCGAGAGCATCCTGATTTTTGCCATTGCCCGAGAAGGCAAAATCCTGATCCCCAACAACAAAACCCCTTTCATTGAGGGAGACAAGGTGATCCTGATTGGTGAGCCTCCAGAGGTGGCTGCCTTCAAGGAGATGCTGGCCCAGCAGAAAGAAACCACTTCGCAGGAGGCCCCGGAAACCCCGTCTGAAAACGGGGTGGTGGCATGAGTGGAACTTTGAATTTGAAGCCCACCAAGCCCCTAGAAGACACCCCTCAGGGGTACATGCAGATGGAGAATTACAGCAGTGTGAAACGCCTCTGG
This genomic interval carries:
- the bshC gene encoding bacillithiol biosynthesis cysteine-adding enzyme BshC — protein: MKNIASHHTTTELRHFYRLAPGDLEGALQSPPSNVDRERLVAALRRYHQSLGTLSETLESQLQKLAHPNSRVVVAGQQAGLLLGPAFTVHKAVDAILLARQLDREDQPVLPIFWVASQDHDSQEVASTFLLDFQENLVHLGLPLPQGVPVYRIPLKEEWVNHVVGALQNMDAPFKDQAVDLVQQSARGNYADWFSGMAQRLLGEHGLIAFDPMFPDLAALFSPAIERELQKPLASPHRIEDAAAELIALGFEPQLRRQAGATNLFLEGNDGHRRLLRYDGSHFHADRLYTLRELQDLLKHDPSRITPAAGLRPIVQDTVLPTIVNVLGPGELAYATQLGKVYDLHGVSQPLLWKRLSVTYIEPPVQRMLEKYGITAQDFQKDPEGITERLLLQESGIQQNFREKLGELELLFEQLAETSLELDPNLAGSVHRSRQRVVGHVQRLERKLARHMMQTENAREGQFARLHRHLLPAGIPQERALSYFTYLAKYGDFPLKQLLSLTAGAQSRLNL
- a CDS encoding chloride channel protein: MRSPLPFRFRNRLETSRMVLYSALAGSLVGVVGALLLSGLDLAQDFLMGLAGYHPPSLPSRGGVLMAFEGNVRWWALLILPVMVGISVWLYRPQHIDPLAENIEHYHSGESRPIQWGMQLRRILAGFLSVGAGVPLGREGMLLSVAQATAHLTSRFGSLSKSEARTILMASSAAVLGVVFHAPLACAVIIAEILYRRNEFEFEILMPAVLSSVAAYAVYGSLMGFSPLLDIPPVETPSYWSMPLYLLLGAVIAGMANVYLQAIRALRRNLRSLKINLLFVPVAGAVGVALCSVFFDGTLGDGLGWLQLGMLGMLDDLSVYQHFMVRFMITLMVSGTFMIGGYFTPQLVIGGFAGASLGAAINAVFPADPVNVLVFGLVGAAAFLSSTTNIPLGATLLVATWSGEQILIPLVLSTFTAYAVGGVYSLYVEQKNVRAESGAHISNIVSEALSQPGPQDLMDLLRNQPVTVLQGDTEQISEIDVPTHWYDKTKDLIDLPESILIFAIAREGKILIPNNKTPFIEGDKVILIGEPPEVAAFKEMLAQQKETTSQEAPETPSENGVVA